TCGCCGGTTCTTCCGTCGGCACTATAGCCTGCAAATCCCCGGCATGTTCGACGTAATTGAGGCCAATGCCCCAGATTTTTCGGGGGCTGCGGTACAAGGGAGCCAGTTCACAATCCGAAAGCAAGGTGGCATCTTGAAGGCACTTCTGCCGGGCCTCATCATTCAAGCTGAGGGCCGTCTGCCGTAACTCTTCCAACCTTCCCGACTGCAGCAGGGACAGCATGTCAATCTCAAAGTCCTGCTGGCAATGATGATTGAAACGCTCAAGCGAAACCACTGATTCTTCCAGAACGATACCTATTTCTTCCCTGCCTTGAAAACGGCGCGAAACGAGCTTCATTCAAATCCCCCCGCATGCCAAAGTCTTGTCGCATTCATTGTATCGAAAACGGCTCTCATAATCAGCGGTACAACTCCGACAGCTCATCAAAAACGCGTTCACATTGACTCCATCTTCCACCGCGTCTACAATTATGACGAAGTAGGTAGAATTATCTGTTATTTTCTTGGGGGACTTGGATTCATGTCAAGGATTGGGGGACTTTCATGGAAATCGCCCATGCAAAGATACGCGATTACGAATATTATCGAGCGCTTTTTGCCAACATTCCGAAACCATTTGCCTTTCTTGACCTTGACCTTTTGGACGAAAATATCCGCGATATTTTGAGCAGGAGAAACGGAAAGAAGATTCGGGTCGCGAGCAAGTCGATTCGATGCGTAGACGTACTGAAGCGCATTTTAAGCAGCGACCCCGATGCATTTTCCGGGGTCATGGCATTTACTGCCGAAGAGGCCTTATATCTCAGTCAGCATGGCATCCGTGAGATACTCATTGGGTACCCGGTGTGGAACCGAGCACTTATCGAAGAGATTGCGAAGACCGGACAAGACGGTGGGTCAATTACGCTCATGGTTGATTCCGTCGAACACCTGCGGCATCTGAGCGACGTTGGCCAACAGGCGAATGCCGTTCTATCTGTTTGCCTTGATGTTGATATGTCCACCTCTTTTCCGGGCCTGCATTTTGGTGTCCACCGTTCACCGCTTGCAAACCTTGAGCAGGCACGGCCAGTCATTGACGCAGCATTAGAACTTCCCTTCGTCCGCCTGGACGGATTGATGGGCTATGAAGCACAGATTGCTGGCGTTGGCGACGCTTACCCCAGCCAAGCCCTAAAAAATCAAGTGGTCAGACAGCTGAAACACCGTTCTATTAAACCGATTTTGAACCGCCGTAGGGAAGTCGTGTCCTACCTCCTCAAGCGACAGCCGGATGTCCGGTTCATCAATGGCGGCGGTACCGGCAGTATCGATACGACGACCGCGGAGGACGTGGTCACGGAAGTCACAGTTGGCTCCGGATTTTACGCGCCTGGGCTCTTTGACAACTACCATTCTTTTCGCTATCGACCTGCCATCGGCTATGCCATTGAAGTGGTGCGCAAACCGCGCAGCGACATCGTCACCTGCGCTGGCGGCGGTTATGTGGCGTCTGGTGCTGCGGGGACGGACAAATTGCCAAAGCCGTATTTGCCGCAGGGCTTGAAATTGCTTGCGAACGAAGGTGCTGGCGAGGTGCAGACACCGCTTCGCGTACCGGCAGGGATGGAGTTATCGCTTGGCGATCCGGTCTTCATGCGCCACAGCAAAGCCGGCGAACTGTGTGAGCGGTTCAACCGCTTGTATTGTGTGCAAAACGGATCGGTCATCGGCACGATGTCA
The Alicyclobacillus curvatus genome window above contains:
- a CDS encoding amino acid deaminase/aldolase, whose protein sequence is MRDYEYYRALFANIPKPFAFLDLDLLDENIRDILSRRNGKKIRVASKSIRCVDVLKRILSSDPDAFSGVMAFTAEEALYLSQHGIREILIGYPVWNRALIEEIAKTGQDGGSITLMVDSVEHLRHLSDVGQQANAVLSVCLDVDMSTSFPGLHFGVHRSPLANLEQARPVIDAALELPFVRLDGLMGYEAQIAGVGDAYPSQALKNQVVRQLKHRSIKPILNRRREVVSYLLKRQPDVRFINGGGTGSIDTTTAEDVVTEVTVGSGFYAPGLFDNYHSFRYRPAIGYAIEVVRKPRSDIVTCAGGGYVASGAAGTDKLPKPYLPQGLKLLANEGAGEVQTPLRVPAGMELSLGDPVFMRHSKAGELCERFNRLYCVQNGSVIGTMSTYRGDGQCFL